One segment of Fibrobacter succinogenes DNA contains the following:
- a CDS encoding hydroxymethylpyrimidine/phosphomethylpyrimidine kinase, with the protein MLEKMNFALTVAGFDGSAGAGILADVKAMAHFGVYCESVCTALTQQNEDEFVAPGWVIWDRIEAQLETLFKKRTFKYVKIGLVEKAKVLKRIVEFIREKSPDAYIVWDPIASASAGFHFLRAAEQNKFMPVMKQIDLVTPNQDEFGFLGLGLAASRGTFELGKDFALLLKGGHSKGPEAVDLLWDRDGIQYKFASPRLSGGGKHGTGCHLSSAILANLALGHTLPESCQIAKDYLTELLQSGEGRLANDL; encoded by the coding sequence ATGTTGGAAAAGATGAATTTTGCATTGACGGTTGCGGGATTCGACGGCTCTGCAGGTGCTGGAATTTTGGCCGATGTCAAGGCGATGGCTCATTTTGGCGTTTATTGCGAATCCGTCTGCACGGCGCTTACGCAACAGAACGAAGATGAATTTGTGGCTCCCGGTTGGGTTATATGGGACCGTATCGAAGCTCAACTGGAAACATTGTTCAAAAAACGCACTTTCAAGTATGTAAAGATTGGGCTTGTCGAAAAAGCAAAAGTCCTTAAACGAATTGTAGAATTTATTCGTGAAAAATCTCCGGACGCGTATATCGTTTGGGATCCGATTGCAAGTGCCTCGGCGGGTTTCCATTTTTTACGCGCCGCTGAACAGAATAAGTTTATGCCTGTGATGAAGCAGATTGATTTGGTGACGCCAAATCAAGATGAATTCGGATTCTTGGGGCTCGGACTTGCGGCGTCCCGTGGAACGTTTGAACTCGGGAAAGATTTTGCCTTGCTTTTGAAGGGTGGACATTCCAAGGGCCCGGAAGCCGTTGATTTGCTTTGGGATAGGGATGGAATACAGTACAAGTTTGCAAGCCCGCGTTTGTCGGGGGGCGGAAAACACGGCACAGGTTGCCACCTGTCGTCTGCGATTTTGGCGAACCTTGCGCTTGGGCATACGCTGCCGGAATCATGCCAAATCGCGAAGGATTACCTCACTGAACTTTTGCAAAGTGGGGAAGGGCGCCT